From Asterias rubens chromosome 3, eAstRub1.3, whole genome shotgun sequence, the proteins below share one genomic window:
- the LOC117288023 gene encoding LOW QUALITY PROTEIN: formin-like protein 14 (The sequence of the model RefSeq protein was modified relative to this genomic sequence to represent the inferred CDS: inserted 1 base in 1 codon), with the protein MSVLVANIPPEASLAQIRYFLGRAGAIRNITEPSHSGSAYGSYVYCQYTSPAAAAEAVQFLNGQSLLNGYPRLSHRQPPPPGLDPIPMASLIPSHEDVLRTTPPLPILHPPTPMTVPIPTIPQQYPISHPTTPPPSIPFSNPPPPVLSPIPQAAFAAPQPAPQPQPQPPHAFPSHFPPHRPFPAHPQPPAAYVQPPKISPFLGDVSSKGHGVDFDSWRFEVDSLLRDGTYSEQILAPYVRQSIRGEPSRLIQTLGPHPSIGAIVCELEGSYGTVQDGPSLLQRAYNSNQEDQETAAGFGRRLKLLVYDACRRGGLPVATMDNVLMQIFWRGLRDQQLKNICRHKKDEVATFDSLVRLVRLGEQELVAKRPVKDLPPGPPRPTPAHDFKDALSVISSSLAELKVALTPQPAAPPIQPPPHFRSFAMTSNNPPPLNPPTPARFECYKCGQVGHIARGCRNPPKPQKSXTVNLNRHLPPQEVMWQAASPSNPAASTTPQQS; encoded by the exons ATGTCCGTGTTGGTGGCTAACATTCCACCTGAAGCCTCCCTAGCGCAGATACGTTATTTTCTAGGACGGGCTGGTGCAATCCGTAACATTACTGAGCCGTCACATTCCGGAAGTGCCTATGGCTCATATGTATATTGCCAGTACACTTCTCCGGCAGCGGCGGCTGAGGCTGTTCAGTTCCTTAATGGACAGTCCCTCCTCAATGGCTACCCTCGCTTGTCGCACCGGCAGCCTCCACCCCCTGGACTCGACCCTATACCAATGGCTTCCCTCATCCCCTCCCACGAAGATGTTCTTCGTACAACCCCTCCCTTGCCTATCCTTCATCCCCCGACACCGATGACTGTGCCCATACCAACCATACCACAACAATATCCTATTTCTCACCCAACTACCCCTCCCCCTTCCATTCCTTTTTCCAATCCTCCCCCTCCTGTACTTTCTCCTATCCCCCAGGCGGCCTTTGCAGCGCCGCAGCCAGCGCCGCAGCCACAGCCGCAACCGCCACATGCGTTTCCATCTCATTTTCCCCCACATAGGCCTTTCCCTGCCCATCCTCAGCCCCCAGCTGCTTATGTCCAGCCCCCCAAGATCTCTCCTTTCCTTGGGGATGTGTCGTCAAAGGGGCATGGTGTTGACTTCGACTCTTGGAGATTCGAAGTCGACTCCTTGCTCCGAGACGGCACATACTCGGAGCAGATTTTGGCCCCATATGTTCGCCAATCGATCCGTGGAGAACCCAGTCGGCTAATTCAAACGCTGGGCCCCCACCCTTCGATTGGCGCCATAGTTTGTGAGCTGGAGGGGAGTTACGGCACCGTCCAGGATGGGCCGTCACTCCTCCAGCGGGCATATAACAGCAACCAAGAAGACCAGGAGACGGCTGCTGGTTTCGGTCGCCGTCTCAAACTCCTCGTGTATGATGCGTGCCGTCGTGGTGGCCTTCCTGTGGCCACCATGGACAACGTTCTGATGCAAATATTTTGGCGTGGCCTGAGAGACCAACAACTCAAGAATATCTGTCGCCATAAGAAGGACGAGGTAGCCACATTTGATAGTTTAGTGCGCCTCGTCCGCTTGGGCGAGCAGGAGTTGGTTGCGAAACGCCCCGTGAAGGACCTTCCCCCTGGCCCTCCACGCCCCACTCCTGCCCATGACTTCAAAGATGCCCTCTCGGTAATTTCGTCCTCACTGGCTGAGCTTAAAGTCGCCTTAACACCCCAACCAGCGGCCCCTCCAATCCAGCCCCCACCCCATTTTCGGAGCTTTGCCATGACCTCCAACAACCCGCCCCCACTCAATCCGCCCACACCAGCACGGTTTGAGTGCTATAAATGCGGTCAAGTCGGGCACATTGCCCGTGGGTGTCGCAACCCCCCTAAGCCTCAAAAGT CAACAGTTAATTTAAACAGGCACCTGCCTCCACAGGAGGTGATGTGGCAGGCAGCCTCGCCGTCAAACCCGGCGGCCTCCACCACACCCCAACAATCCTAA